A window from Synechococcus sp. RSCCF101 encodes these proteins:
- the rlmN gene encoding 23S rRNA (adenine(2503)-C(2))-methyltransferase RlmN — translation MVSQASPALLGRSQDELECLAEDLGQPRYRGRQLHQWIYTRGCHDLQEVTVLPSAWRQQLAADGLRVGRSSRAACSVASDGTTKLLLEAADGALIETVGIPTDQRLTVCVSSQVGCAMGCRFCATGMGGLQRSLDPHEIVDQVLSVREAMERRPSHVVFMGMGEPLLNMEAVLSAIGTIQRECSIGQRRITVSTVGVPGTIPRLAELALQRLGRVQFTLAVSLHAPDQALREHLIPTAEGYPIDALLADCRAYVASTGRRVSFEYTLLGGVNDSPRQASALADRLHGFQSHVNLIPYNPVAGAGFDRPADAAVSRFRRALEQRGLAVSVRASRGLDEHAACGQLRRHQSPPQA, via the coding sequence TTGGTGAGCCAGGCTTCCCCGGCCCTCCTCGGCCGCAGCCAGGACGAACTCGAGTGTCTGGCCGAGGATCTCGGCCAGCCCCGCTATCGCGGCCGGCAGCTGCATCAGTGGATCTACACACGCGGCTGCCATGACCTGCAGGAGGTCACGGTGCTTCCTTCGGCCTGGCGTCAGCAACTGGCGGCGGATGGTCTCCGGGTGGGGCGATCCAGCCGGGCCGCCTGCTCTGTGGCCTCCGACGGCACCACCAAGCTTCTGCTCGAGGCCGCGGATGGGGCTCTGATCGAAACCGTCGGCATCCCCACCGATCAGCGCCTGACCGTCTGCGTCTCCAGTCAGGTCGGCTGTGCCATGGGCTGTCGCTTCTGCGCCACCGGCATGGGTGGACTGCAGCGCTCCCTCGATCCGCACGAGATCGTCGACCAGGTGCTCAGCGTGCGCGAGGCCATGGAGCGGCGTCCCTCCCATGTGGTGTTCATGGGCATGGGCGAGCCGCTGCTGAACATGGAGGCCGTGCTGTCGGCCATCGGCACGATCCAGCGGGAGTGCTCCATCGGTCAGCGCCGCATCACGGTGAGCACCGTCGGCGTGCCGGGAACGATCCCCCGTCTGGCGGAGCTGGCCCTGCAGCGTCTCGGACGGGTTCAGTTCACCCTGGCCGTCAGCCTCCATGCGCCGGACCAGGCCCTGAGAGAGCATCTGATCCCCACGGCCGAGGGCTACCCCATCGATGCGCTGCTGGCCGATTGCCGCGCCTACGTGGCCAGCACGGGCCGTCGCGTCAGCTTCGAATACACCCTGCTCGGGGGTGTCAACGACAGCCCCCGCCAGGCGTCGGCCCTGGCCGATCGGCTTCACGGATTCCAGAGCCACGTCAATCTCATCCCCTATAACCCCGTCGCCGGGGCCGGCTTCGATCGCCCCGCCGACGCCGCGGTGAGCCGGTTCCGTCGCGCCCTCGAGCAACGGGGCCTGGCCGTGAGCGTGCGCGCCAGCCGCGGCCTCGATGAGCATGCGGCCTGTGGCCAGCTGCGCCGTCATCAGAGTCCACCCCAGGCCTGA
- a CDS encoding sodium:solute symporter family protein, which translates to MAAVDWVILAAYLLFSLLLGIWLSRRNRSEDDYFAAGRSLNGWLAGASMAATTFSVDTPLYVAGLVGLRGLAGNWEWWSFGVAHVAMAVVFAPLWRRSGVLTDAAFTELRYGGAPAAWLRGIKAFLFAVPVNCIGLGYAFLAMRKVAQALGLVDERVLAQWALPGGLPPLQITDAALLLGGIGALVLIYTALGGLWAVVVTDMVQLILALAGALAVAVAAVRAAGGMTTLLEKLDQLQRPELLSLVPWQLDGGGLQWLEGSGISVATFSAYIALQWWSFRRSDGGGEFIQRLLATRDERQATKAGWVFLGVNYLLRSWPWIVVALAALVLLPDQSDPELSYPALAVQLLPPVLLGLVVVSLVAAFMSTVSTAVNWGASYLTHDLYLRFLRPGASQRELLLVGQAASVLLVLLSVLMALLSTSIATVFRLVIAIGTGPGVVLLLRWFWWRINAQAELAAMLGGFLVGLSTSVVPLLRIDDYGLRLTVTTGLTAVIWVLVMLATPPESAEVLERFVRTVRPCGPGWAAWRRRTGVLADESPLDLIVRLLSGCGLLFGAMLGLGGFLLHQSIWGWGGLLVAVPSAAVLWRRMAWSFAMADRQAG; encoded by the coding sequence ATGGCTGCCGTTGACTGGGTCATCCTTGCCGCCTACCTGCTGTTCAGCCTGCTGCTGGGCATCTGGCTGTCACGCCGCAACCGCAGCGAGGACGACTATTTCGCCGCCGGCCGCTCCCTGAACGGCTGGCTGGCGGGCGCCTCCATGGCGGCCACCACCTTCTCCGTCGACACCCCGCTCTATGTGGCGGGGCTGGTCGGCCTGAGGGGTCTGGCCGGGAACTGGGAGTGGTGGAGCTTCGGTGTGGCCCACGTGGCGATGGCGGTGGTGTTCGCGCCGCTCTGGCGCCGCAGCGGCGTGCTCACCGATGCCGCCTTCACCGAGCTGCGCTACGGCGGTGCCCCAGCCGCCTGGCTGCGGGGGATCAAGGCGTTCCTGTTCGCCGTTCCGGTGAACTGCATCGGCCTGGGCTACGCCTTCCTGGCCATGCGCAAGGTGGCCCAGGCCCTTGGCCTCGTTGATGAGAGGGTGCTGGCGCAATGGGCTCTGCCGGGTGGACTGCCCCCGCTGCAGATCACGGACGCGGCCCTGCTGCTGGGCGGCATCGGTGCGCTCGTGCTGATCTACACCGCCCTCGGAGGCCTCTGGGCGGTGGTCGTCACCGACATGGTCCAGCTGATCCTGGCCCTGGCCGGCGCCCTCGCGGTGGCGGTGGCGGCGGTGCGTGCCGCCGGCGGGATGACGACCCTGCTGGAGAAGCTTGATCAGCTCCAGCGGCCCGAGCTCCTCAGCCTCGTGCCCTGGCAGCTGGATGGGGGCGGTCTGCAGTGGCTGGAGGGCTCCGGGATCAGTGTCGCCACCTTCTCGGCCTACATCGCCCTGCAGTGGTGGAGCTTCCGACGCAGCGACGGCGGCGGCGAATTCATCCAGCGCCTCCTGGCCACCCGCGATGAACGGCAGGCCACCAAGGCCGGCTGGGTCTTTCTCGGGGTCAATTATCTGCTGCGCAGCTGGCCCTGGATCGTGGTGGCCCTGGCCGCCCTGGTTCTCCTGCCCGATCAGAGCGATCCGGAACTCAGCTACCCGGCCCTGGCCGTGCAGCTGCTCCCGCCGGTGCTGCTCGGCCTGGTGGTGGTCTCCCTGGTGGCCGCCTTCATGAGCACGGTCAGCACGGCCGTGAACTGGGGAGCCAGCTACCTGACCCATGATCTGTACCTCCGCTTCCTCAGACCCGGCGCCAGTCAGCGGGAGCTGCTGCTGGTGGGCCAGGCGGCTTCGGTCCTGCTGGTGCTCCTGAGCGTGTTGATGGCCCTGCTGAGTACCAGCATCGCCACGGTGTTCCGCCTGGTGATCGCCATCGGCACCGGCCCCGGCGTGGTGCTGCTGCTGCGATGGTTCTGGTGGCGGATCAATGCCCAGGCCGAGCTCGCCGCGATGCTCGGGGGGTTCCTCGTCGGGTTGTCCACCTCGGTGGTGCCTCTGCTTCGCATCGATGACTACGGCCTGCGGCTGACGGTGACCACTGGCCTGACCGCCGTCATCTGGGTGCTGGTGATGCTGGCCACGCCACCGGAGTCCGCCGAGGTGCTGGAGCGCTTCGTGCGTACGGTGCGCCCCTGCGGGCCGGGCTGGGCGGCCTGGCGCCGGCGCACGGGCGTGCTGGCCGATGAATCCCCTCTCGATCTGATCGTGCGGCTGCTGAGCGGCTGCGGTCTGCTGTTCGGCGCCATGCTCGGCCTCGGCGGCTTCCTGCTGCATCAGTCGATCTGGGGCTGGGGCGGGCTGCTGGTGGCTGTCCCGTCTGCTGCCGTGCTCTGGCGCCGCATGGCCTGGTCCTTCGCGATGGCTGACCGGCAGGCGGGATGA
- a CDS encoding HEAT repeat domain-containing protein, whose product MTDPGPAAASSQSPEELALDPEVLARELAAELSGDPLDELTDQGEAGLDAAAECDQGLLLLQGSHDQQLQGLRIFCEHRDPRSVPHLLGLLHAACPIKRMSAVYALGRNPSPLAVEPLLQLLQNDSNGYVRKAVAWSLGNYPDAPVLNPLMRALQLDIAAVRLWASSSLADAGSTSAAKADPAAAQLLLSLRIDSESVVRSNSIWGLGRLHPLLMSLRQEEVVSAILHAMVHDGDPGVRDEARVALEQLEDPDVLERVQTLVEEGLLV is encoded by the coding sequence ATGACGGACCCTGGCCCCGCCGCCGCCAGCTCACAGAGCCCCGAGGAGCTCGCGCTTGATCCCGAGGTTCTGGCGCGCGAACTGGCGGCCGAGCTCAGTGGAGACCCCCTCGACGAGCTGACCGATCAGGGCGAGGCGGGTCTGGATGCGGCCGCCGAGTGCGATCAGGGTCTGCTGCTCCTCCAGGGCAGCCATGACCAGCAGCTGCAGGGGCTGCGCATCTTCTGCGAGCACAGGGATCCGCGATCGGTTCCGCATCTGCTCGGTCTCCTTCATGCCGCCTGCCCGATCAAGCGCATGAGTGCGGTCTATGCCCTGGGCCGCAATCCCTCCCCTCTGGCCGTTGAGCCCCTGCTGCAGCTGCTGCAGAACGACAGCAACGGCTACGTGCGCAAGGCGGTGGCCTGGAGCCTCGGCAACTACCCGGACGCCCCGGTGCTGAATCCACTGATGCGTGCGCTCCAGCTCGACATCGCCGCGGTGAGGCTCTGGGCCTCCAGTTCCCTGGCCGATGCCGGCAGCACCAGCGCGGCCAAGGCGGACCCCGCCGCCGCGCAGCTGCTGCTGAGCCTGCGGATCGACAGCGAGTCGGTGGTGCGCAGCAACAGCATCTGGGGGCTCGGCCGGCTCCATCCCCTGCTGATGTCCCTGAGGCAGGAGGAGGTGGTGTCCGCCATCCTCCACGCCATGGTTCATGACGGGGATCCCGGCGTGCGCGATGAGGCCCGGGTGGCGCTCGAACAGCTGGAGGACCCGGATGTGCTCGAACGGGTCCAGACCCTGGTGGAAGAAGGGCTGCTGGTCTGA
- a CDS encoding DUF2997 domain-containing protein codes for MPQRSIRFRIHADGRVEETVEGVAGPACHDLTERIEASLGVVQQRVASSEAFLQASESVSVGVSLSGETVSTGDS; via the coding sequence GTGCCGCAACGCTCCATCCGCTTCCGTATTCACGCCGACGGTCGGGTTGAGGAGACCGTTGAAGGTGTTGCAGGCCCCGCCTGTCACGACCTGACGGAGCGCATCGAGGCCTCTCTCGGTGTCGTTCAGCAGCGGGTCGCCAGCTCCGAGGCGTTCCTCCAGGCCTCAGAGTCCGTTTCGGTCGGCGTCTCCCTCTCCGGGGAGACCGTCAGCACCGGCGACTCCTGA
- a CDS encoding DUF1257 domain-containing protein, with translation MSHFSTVKTELRHRLPLLEALRDLGHAPTEGPSLVSGYQGQSVEADVAVPLADGPDIGFRFNAQTGAYELVADLALWKQPVPIERFLAQLTQRYALRTILQASTEEGFVVSEQQQGVDGSIELVVSRWDA, from the coding sequence ATGTCTCACTTCAGCACGGTCAAGACCGAACTGCGTCACCGGCTGCCGCTCCTGGAGGCCCTCCGGGACCTGGGTCATGCCCCCACCGAAGGCCCGAGTCTCGTCAGCGGCTATCAGGGCCAGTCCGTGGAGGCCGATGTGGCGGTTCCGCTTGCTGATGGTCCCGACATCGGCTTCCGCTTCAACGCCCAGACCGGCGCCTACGAGCTGGTGGCCGATCTGGCCCTCTGGAAGCAGCCCGTCCCGATCGAGCGCTTTCTCGCCCAGCTGACCCAGCGCTATGCCCTGCGCACCATCCTTCAGGCTTCGACCGAGGAGGGCTTCGTGGTCAGCGAGCAGCAGCAGGGCGTCGATGGTTCCATTGAGCTGGTGGTGAGCCGCTGGGATGCCTGA
- a CDS encoding ferredoxin — translation MPDPCVAFDVDPTPRDTPSGLDPVLGGALRERAVWVDESVCIGCRYCAHVAFNTFLVEETYGRSRVIRQDGDSTERIQEAIDTCPVDCIHWVPFEDLSDLRDQLDAMEIQPLGFPSPSRHKRVLPRGG, via the coding sequence ATGCCTGATCCCTGCGTCGCCTTCGACGTCGATCCCACGCCGCGGGACACACCCAGCGGCCTGGACCCCGTCCTCGGTGGTGCACTGCGGGAGCGTGCCGTGTGGGTCGATGAGTCGGTCTGCATCGGCTGCCGCTACTGCGCCCATGTGGCCTTCAACACCTTCCTGGTGGAGGAGACCTACGGACGCAGCCGGGTGATCCGTCAGGACGGCGACAGCACCGAACGCATCCAGGAGGCCATCGACACCTGCCCCGTCGATTGCATTCACTGGGTTCCCTTCGAGGATCTCTCCGATCTGCGCGACCAGCTCGACGCCATGGAGATTCAGCCTCTCGGCTTCCCGTCCCCCTCCCGCCACAAGCGGGTCCTGCCTCGCGGCGGCTGA
- a CDS encoding aldo/keto reductase: MGTVPSRRFGATGLAMPVLSLGGMRFQQSWQDVAPSDITDASQRNLDALLHRAGEHGLHHIETARFYGSSERQLGWLLPEHPDPDRILQTKVPPEADAAGFESRLRTSFERLGVRRVDLLSLHGINQPDHLEWCLGADGCVAVARRWQREGRIGHIGFSTHAPTALIIAAIESGAFAYVNLHWYYINQSNRAAIDAAMRRDMGVFIISPTDKGGHLHSPSQRLLELCRPLHPIVFNDLFCLSAPGVHTISVGAARPEDLDLHLEAVRRLPEAGDLLPPIQRRLQGERAERMGRSWLSHWRLGLPDWSSTPGQINLPVLLWLYDLWRSWDLESYVRARYGLLGNGGHWFPGANANALDEGVSEADLLAVLQASPLQHRIPTVLRELKAHFGDAGSRRLGGD, from the coding sequence ATGGGCACGGTGCCCAGCCGGCGCTTCGGGGCCACGGGGCTCGCCATGCCTGTCCTCTCGCTCGGAGGCATGCGCTTCCAGCAGAGCTGGCAGGACGTGGCCCCCTCCGACATCACGGACGCCAGTCAGCGCAATCTCGACGCCTTGCTGCACCGGGCCGGTGAGCACGGGCTCCATCACATCGAGACCGCCCGCTTCTACGGCAGCTCCGAGCGTCAGCTCGGTTGGCTGCTGCCGGAGCATCCCGATCCCGATCGGATCCTCCAGACCAAGGTGCCGCCGGAAGCCGATGCCGCGGGCTTCGAATCACGCCTGCGGACCAGCTTCGAGCGTCTGGGAGTGCGGCGGGTCGATCTGCTGTCGCTGCATGGCATCAACCAGCCGGACCATCTGGAGTGGTGCCTCGGAGCCGATGGCTGTGTCGCGGTGGCCCGGCGCTGGCAGCGCGAGGGGCGGATCGGGCACATCGGATTCTCGACCCACGCTCCGACAGCGCTGATCATCGCGGCGATCGAGAGCGGTGCCTTCGCCTACGTGAACCTGCACTGGTACTACATCAACCAGTCCAACCGGGCGGCGATCGATGCCGCGATGCGCCGCGACATGGGGGTGTTCATCATCAGCCCCACCGACAAGGGCGGCCATCTCCACAGCCCATCCCAGCGGTTGCTCGAGCTCTGCCGGCCGCTGCATCCGATCGTGTTCAACGACCTCTTCTGCCTCTCGGCACCCGGGGTGCACACGATCAGCGTCGGTGCCGCCCGCCCGGAGGATCTGGATCTCCACCTCGAAGCGGTGCGACGCCTGCCCGAGGCGGGCGATCTGCTGCCGCCGATTCAGCGCCGGCTCCAGGGCGAACGGGCCGAGCGCATGGGCCGGAGCTGGCTGAGCCACTGGCGCCTTGGCCTGCCGGACTGGTCCTCCACGCCGGGGCAGATCAATCTTCCGGTGCTGCTCTGGCTCTATGACCTCTGGCGCTCCTGGGATCTGGAGAGCTATGTGCGCGCCCGCTACGGCTTGCTCGGCAATGGGGGGCACTGGTTCCCAGGGGCCAATGCCAATGCGCTGGATGAGGGGGTGAGTGAGGCGGATCTGCTGGCGGTGCTGCAGGCCAGTCCCCTGCAGCACCGCATCCCCACCGTGCTGCGGGAGCTGAAGGCCCACTTCGGCGATGCAGGCTCCCGCCGGCTCGGAGGCGACTGA
- a CDS encoding 16S rRNA (guanine(527)-N(7))-methyltransferase RsmG — protein sequence MEQLRMLQNLLLQWNQRLNLTRLVEGDDYWIAQVVDSLWPLLPWIERGGELEAIDVGTGCGFPGLALAIALPGARVCLVDSVGRKLEAVQAMAAALGLAGRVRCRHERIELTGRDRSCRGRFDLALARAVAPGPVVAEYLMPLLAPSGRAVLYRGHWSEEDQQGLSRALRPLKGTQLHLEQRRLPADRGLRTAIVLAPDGPCPQAYPRAVGVAGKHPLGTVPAAGG from the coding sequence ATGGAGCAGCTGCGCATGCTGCAGAACCTGCTGCTGCAGTGGAATCAGCGGCTCAACCTCACCCGCCTGGTGGAGGGAGACGACTACTGGATCGCCCAGGTGGTCGACAGCCTCTGGCCCCTCCTCCCCTGGATCGAGCGGGGCGGAGAGCTCGAGGCGATCGATGTGGGCACCGGCTGCGGATTCCCCGGACTGGCCCTGGCCATCGCCCTGCCGGGGGCCCGGGTGTGCCTGGTGGATTCCGTCGGGCGCAAGCTCGAGGCCGTGCAGGCCATGGCCGCCGCGCTCGGACTGGCGGGGCGGGTGCGCTGCCGCCACGAGCGGATCGAGCTCACCGGACGGGATCGGAGCTGCCGGGGCCGATTCGATCTGGCCCTGGCGCGGGCGGTGGCACCCGGCCCCGTCGTGGCCGAGTACCTGATGCCGCTGCTTGCGCCGAGCGGGCGGGCCGTGCTCTACCGGGGCCACTGGAGTGAGGAGGATCAGCAGGGCCTCAGCCGGGCGCTGCGGCCGTTGAAGGGAACCCAGCTGCACCTGGAGCAGCGCCGGCTGCCGGCGGACCGGGGCCTGAGAACCGCGATCGTGCTCGCGCCGGACGGACCCTGTCCGCAGGCCTATCCCAGGGCGGTGGGTGTGGCCGGCAAGCATCCCCTCGGGACGGTCCCCGCTGCCGGCGGCTGA
- a CDS encoding J domain-containing protein produces the protein MEAFLGSIMAARAPPLSYYQLLNVSPEAGAGELRQAFRTLSKRYHPDTTSLPAAEASARFQLLQRAYATLLDPERRQAYDEALRRLSQPVPVQRRVVTVASSRRDLSGGEWFALLLLAVALLFSLVIGLGLAWARGVQLVTTPSWGSAAPAQPVSAASADRSADVVPAAPTLARSHA, from the coding sequence ATGGAAGCCTTCCTAGGATCGATCATGGCCGCCCGGGCGCCCCCGTTGAGCTACTACCAGCTACTCAATGTGAGCCCCGAGGCCGGTGCCGGTGAGCTGCGCCAGGCCTTCCGGACGCTCAGCAAGCGCTACCACCCCGACACCACCTCGCTGCCGGCGGCCGAGGCCTCCGCACGCTTCCAGTTGCTGCAGCGGGCGTACGCCACGCTGCTCGATCCGGAACGCCGGCAGGCCTACGACGAGGCCCTCAGGCGCCTCTCGCAGCCCGTTCCGGTTCAGCGTCGCGTGGTGACGGTCGCCTCCAGCCGCCGCGATCTGTCGGGTGGCGAGTGGTTCGCGCTGCTGCTGCTGGCCGTCGCGCTCCTGTTCAGCCTGGTCATCGGCCTGGGCCTGGCCTGGGCCCGTGGGGTTCAGCTGGTGACCACGCCCAGCTGGGGTTCCGCAGCTCCGGCTCAGCCGGTTTCCGCCGCGTCCGCCGATCGGAGTGCCGACGTCGTTCCTGCCGCGCCGACCCTGGCCCGCTCCCATGCCTGA
- a CDS encoding DUF3143 domain-containing protein: MPDLPSSSTPLYHHSLPALEQWLERLGARRDPGNPCLWGLQRERWRATIELDVEDLRVEWRQGEQRNQRLFPYGLSRADVEAAIQAGP, from the coding sequence ATGCCTGATCTTCCGTCCAGCAGCACGCCGCTGTACCACCACTCCCTGCCGGCCCTGGAGCAGTGGCTCGAGCGCCTCGGAGCCCGGAGAGATCCCGGTAATCCCTGTCTGTGGGGCCTGCAGCGGGAGCGCTGGCGAGCCACGATCGAACTTGACGTTGAGGATCTGCGGGTTGAGTGGCGGCAGGGGGAACAGCGCAACCAGCGGCTGTTCCCCTATGGCCTGTCCCGCGCGGATGTGGAGGCCGCGATTCAGGCCGGGCCCTGA
- the bioA gene encoding adenosylmethionine--8-amino-7-oxononanoate transaminase, protein MPRPALPTTTDHGAPTPGRWHPHLWHPFTQEATSPPPPLVLAGEGAELVLEGGERLIDAISSWWVTLHGHAEASIAAAVADQAHRLEQVIFANFRHPQAERLGERLAALSGLERLFFSDNGSTAVEVALKTAWQWWRNRDSDRRQLIAFDGAYHGDTFGAMALGARSLFSAPFEPLLFEVARCPWPATWWDDGDCNEKEQQALARLDALLEVPTAAVILEPLLQGAGGMRMVRPAFLRGVQERVSAAGALLIADEVLTGFGRCGHVFASLGAGLKPDLMALSKGLTGGFLPMGVTLASERIYQGFRGEDPRLTLFHGHSFTANPLGCAAANASLDLLEQAPERFAGFEERHRPHLQRLARHPAVRRPRLVGTVAAFDLPVDDPGYLNPRGRAIQAELRRRGVFVRPLGEVIYLLPPLCISDAQLQHCYEALEAALPQ, encoded by the coding sequence ATGCCAAGACCCGCCCTGCCGACCACGACGGATCACGGAGCGCCGACTCCGGGGCGCTGGCACCCCCATCTCTGGCATCCCTTCACCCAGGAGGCCACGTCTCCTCCGCCCCCCCTGGTGCTGGCCGGCGAGGGTGCCGAACTGGTGCTGGAGGGCGGGGAGCGGCTGATCGACGCCATCAGCAGCTGGTGGGTCACGCTGCACGGCCACGCCGAGGCCTCGATCGCCGCCGCCGTGGCGGACCAGGCCCACCGCCTGGAGCAGGTGATCTTCGCCAACTTCCGCCATCCCCAGGCGGAACGCCTCGGCGAGCGACTGGCGGCCCTCAGCGGTCTGGAGCGGTTGTTCTTCTCCGACAACGGCTCCACCGCCGTGGAGGTGGCCCTGAAGACCGCCTGGCAGTGGTGGCGCAACCGGGACAGTGACCGCCGCCAGTTGATCGCCTTCGACGGCGCGTATCACGGCGACACCTTCGGTGCGATGGCACTCGGGGCCCGCTCCCTGTTCAGCGCGCCGTTCGAGCCCCTGCTGTTCGAGGTGGCCCGCTGCCCCTGGCCCGCCACCTGGTGGGACGACGGCGACTGCAACGAGAAGGAGCAGCAGGCTCTGGCCCGGCTCGACGCGCTGCTGGAGGTGCCCACCGCCGCGGTGATCCTCGAGCCCCTGCTCCAGGGGGCCGGGGGCATGCGGATGGTGCGGCCCGCCTTTCTGCGCGGCGTCCAGGAGCGGGTGAGCGCGGCCGGTGCGCTCCTGATCGCCGATGAGGTGCTCACCGGTTTCGGGCGCTGCGGCCACGTGTTCGCCAGCCTCGGTGCGGGCCTGAAGCCGGATCTGATGGCGCTCTCCAAGGGTCTCACCGGCGGATTCCTGCCGATGGGAGTGACCCTGGCCAGCGAACGGATCTACCAGGGCTTCCGGGGCGAGGACCCGCGACTGACCCTGTTTCATGGCCACAGCTTCACCGCCAACCCCCTCGGCTGCGCCGCGGCCAACGCCAGCCTCGATCTGCTCGAACAGGCGCCGGAGCGCTTCGCCGGCTTCGAGGAGCGTCACCGGCCCCACCTGCAGCGGCTGGCCCGGCATCCCGCCGTGCGACGGCCGAGGCTGGTGGGCACGGTGGCGGCCTTCGATCTCCCCGTGGACGACCCCGGCTACCTGAACCCGCGGGGCCGGGCCATTCAGGCCGAGCTGCGGCGGCGGGGCGTGTTCGTGCGTCCCCTGGGAGAAGTGATCTATCTTCTGCCGCCGCTGTGCATCAGCGACGCTCAGCTGCAGCACTGCTACGAGGCTCTGGAAGCCGCGCTGCCGCAGTGA
- the bioD gene encoding dethiobiotin synthase — MVSSTTEHPGPPATSGLVVCGTDTDVGKTLVSALLVQGLGAQYWKPVQCGLEGGGDRDRVQQLLQLPDERFLPEAYRFEQPVSPHWAAERSGVTVRTEQLEIPSHPGLLVVETAGGVMVPLRRDWLQVDQLARWRWPVLLVARSGLGTLNHTLLTLEALRRRGIVVLGLLLNGLPHEDNPRTLEAMGQVPLLGTLPPLPSLHRSALEEQWQQLNLASRLLPWLRATS, encoded by the coding sequence ATGGTCAGCAGCACGACAGAGCATCCAGGGCCGCCGGCAACGTCGGGGCTGGTGGTGTGCGGGACGGACACCGATGTGGGCAAGACGCTGGTCAGCGCCCTGCTGGTTCAGGGCCTTGGCGCCCAGTACTGGAAACCGGTGCAGTGCGGCCTGGAGGGCGGCGGAGACCGGGACAGGGTTCAGCAGCTTCTGCAGCTGCCGGACGAGCGGTTCCTGCCGGAGGCCTACCGGTTCGAGCAGCCCGTGTCACCCCACTGGGCGGCCGAGCGCAGCGGGGTGACGGTCCGCACGGAGCAGCTGGAGATCCCGTCCCATCCGGGCCTGCTGGTGGTGGAGACAGCCGGGGGCGTGATGGTGCCCCTGCGGCGGGACTGGCTTCAGGTCGACCAGCTGGCGCGCTGGCGCTGGCCCGTGCTGCTGGTGGCGCGCAGCGGGCTCGGCACCCTCAACCACACCCTTCTGACCCTGGAGGCCCTGCGCAGGCGAGGGATCGTCGTGCTTGGTCTGCTGCTCAACGGTCTCCCTCACGAGGACAATCCGCGCACCCTGGAGGCGATGGGCCAGGTCCCGCTGCTGGGGACGCTGCCGCCTCTGCCGTCGCTGCACCGGTCGGCACTGGAGGAACAATGGCAGCAGCTCAACCTGGCCTCCAGGCTCCTTCCATGGCTGCGCGCAACGTCCTGA
- a CDS encoding methyltransferase domain-containing protein has translation MGGHLRAVQGHPDFQRRMDCCFSEAAGRYEREARLQQAVARRLARLCGPLPVPAGPQLDLGAGSGFLARALKERRPELDPVLLDRNPSWGGAADPRRRLWDLERGLPGDLRPAALLASSFTLHWLEAPARTLQLWRRSLRPGGLLLLAVPVAGSLQQWHRAAALADVPCTALDLPDATGLLRASDGLRIHRTATVVYTQRADHPGALLRQFRRQGTQASRQASLSAGQWRRLLRFWPVEQGPAALSWRLLLLVAQAGEQHGG, from the coding sequence ATGGGAGGACATCTGCGCGCCGTGCAGGGTCACCCGGACTTCCAGAGACGGATGGACTGCTGCTTCTCGGAAGCGGCGGGCCGCTATGAGCGGGAGGCCCGCCTGCAGCAGGCGGTGGCCCGACGACTGGCGCGGCTCTGCGGGCCCCTGCCGGTCCCGGCCGGACCGCAGCTCGATCTGGGTGCCGGAAGCGGTTTCCTCGCCAGGGCCCTGAAGGAGCGGCGGCCCGAACTCGATCCCGTCCTGCTGGACCGGAATCCCAGCTGGGGTGGTGCGGCCGATCCCCGCCGCCGTCTCTGGGATCTGGAGCGGGGGCTGCCCGGCGACCTCCGCCCCGCAGCCCTTCTCGCCTCCAGCTTCACCCTGCACTGGCTGGAAGCCCCGGCACGGACCCTGCAGCTGTGGCGTCGCTCCCTGCGGCCGGGGGGGCTGCTGCTGCTGGCTGTCCCGGTCGCCGGCAGCCTGCAGCAGTGGCATCGGGCCGCTGCCCTCGCGGACGTCCCCTGCACGGCCCTCGACCTGCCGGACGCCACGGGCCTGCTGCGAGCCAGCGACGGGCTGCGGATCCACCGGACCGCAACGGTGGTCTACACCCAGCGGGCCGACCACCCCGGAGCGCTGTTGCGGCAGTTCCGCCGGCAGGGCACCCAGGCCAGCCGTCAGGCCTCCCTCAGCGCAGGCCAGTGGCGGCGTCTGCTTCGCTTCTGGCCGGTGGAGCAGGGGCCTGCCGCCCTCAGCTGGCGCCTCCTGCTGCTGGTGGCACAGGCTGGGGAGCAGCATGGCGGTTGA